In Xiphias gladius isolate SHS-SW01 ecotype Sanya breed wild chromosome 16, ASM1685928v1, whole genome shotgun sequence, a genomic segment contains:
- the naxd gene encoding ATP-dependent (S)-NAD(P)H-hydrate dehydratase isoform X1, which produces MQANTTRGFLWSDVETRTLLNIWGEQDIQAALDGNFRNSFVYRDVSRRLGAMGFERTPEQCRVRIKSLKRQYLLAKEGNLRNNGQYHKICKFYDTMERILSNRPALDPQEFIDSGAGGEEAVDGLEEDGEDAQDAYSESTGECPYPAETEVKLEYPTVPIPIPVKVTVGNNSTSVRPQNSSQSASNLSARTPKRPRKRRANFPMEKLMEQFLEQSAQAEDNFYRMEEQRLQAEDRRREAEHTRELHMLQMLGQMFSSLSSARPGSAATPSKTAPPTRAPVFSSASQSCTRGQSSHLRRPSPQTDCFIHQSQLLNPDPQALVFERYYSLGSTSYRGMDDDILSLVKSIVPPLTSKKHKGQDGRIGIIGGCQDYTGAPYFAAISALKVGADLSHVFCTKDAATVIKSYSPELIVHPVLDSPNAVEEIEKWLPRLHSLVVGPGLGREDLLLKTAKEVIEKSKARDIPIVIDADGLWLVTQQPSVIQGYQKGILTPNFMEFTRLYEALHHEPMDSSDHQRSVMQLSVAMGNLTLVLKGEQDLITDGSKVISCSIDGSGRRCGGQGDLLSGSLGVLAHWAHAASPAGVVRSVNPSLVAAFGACSLTRQCNSQAFQRHGRSTTTSDMIEEIGSAFKKLYES; this is translated from the exons AAGCGAACACAACGCGGGGCTTCTTGTGGTCGGACGTCGAAACGAGGACCTTGTTGAACATCTGGGGGGAGCAGGACATCCAGGCGGCGCTGGATGGAAACTTCCGAAACAGCTTCGTGTACCGCGACGTTTCCCGGAGGCTGGGAGCGATGGGCTTTGAAAGGACACCGGAACAATGCAGAGTGCGGATCAAGAGCCTCAAGAGACAGTACTTGTTGGCGAAGGAGGGTAACCTACGGAACAACGGGCAGTATCACAAGATTTGCAAGTTTTATGACACCATGGAGAGGATTTTGAGCAACCGGCCCGCTCTTGACCCGCAGGAGTTCATAGACAGCGGGGCGGGGGGGGAGGAGGCCGTGGATGGTctggaggaggatggagaagaTGCTCAAGATGCATACTCCGAGAGCACAGGGGAGTGTCCTTATCCTGCAGAGACTGAAGTGAAGCTGGAATACCCAACTGTTCCCATCCCTATTCCAGTTAAAGTGACAGTGGGCAATAACA GCACCTCAGTAAGACCACAGAacagcagccagtcagccagtaaTCTGTCAGCCAGAACACCTAAGAGACCGAGGAAGAGACGTGCTAACTTCCCCATGGAGAAACTAATGGAGCAGTTCCTCGAGCAGAGCGCCCAGGCCGAGGACAACTTCTACCGGATGGAGGAGCAGCGCTTGCAGGCAGAAGACCGCCGCAGAGAAGCCGAGCACACCAGGGAGCTGCACATGCTTCAGATGCTCGGCCAGATGTTCTCCAGTCTCTCCTCCGCCAGACCCGGCTCTGCTGCCACACCCTCCAAGACAGCTCCCCCCACCCGCGCACCTGTGTTCTCCAGTGCCTCCCAATCATGTACACGTGGCCAGTCCAGTCATCTCAGACGCCCTTCACCCCAGACAGACTGTTTCATCCATCAGAGTCAACTGTTGAACCCAGATCCCCAGGCATTAG TGTTTGAACGCTACTACAGCTTGGGGTCTACATCATACAGAGGCATGGATGATGATATCCTCTCACTAGTAAAGAGCATAGTCCCTCCACTGACATCCAAAAAGCACAAGGGACAAGATGGACGTATTGGGATCATTGGAGGATGCCAAGA CTATACCGGAGCTCCATACTTTGCTGCCATCTCTGCACTGAAAGTG GGGGCTGACTTGTCTCACGTGTTCTGCACCAAAGATGCTGCAACTGTAATCAAATCATACAGCCCTGAGCTCATAGTTCATCCTGTTCT GGACAGTCCTAATGCAGTggaagaaatagaaaaatggcTCCCAAGACTGCACAGCCTCGTGGTGGGACCAGGTCTAGGGAGAGAAGACTTATTACTGAAAACAGCCAAG GAGGTGATAGAGAAGTCAAAAGCAAGAGACATCCCCATAGTCATTGATGCA GATGGATTATGGCTAGTTACACAGCAACCATCTGTTATTCAAGGGTACCAGAAGGGTATCCTCACACCTAACTTCATGGAGTTCACCCGACTATATGAGGCACTG CACCATGAACCCATGGACAGCAGTGATCATCAACGCAGTGTCATGCAGCTCAGTGTAGCCATGGGCAACCTCACTCtggtgctgaaaggtgaacagGATCTCATTACAGACGGCAGTAAGG TGATCTCATGCAGCATTGACGGCAGTGGGAGAAGATGTGGTGGACAGGGTGACCTCCTATCTGGATCCCTGGGAGTGCTGGCACACTGGGCTCATGCTGCGTCGCCAGCTGGAGTGGTCAGAAG TGTGAATCCATCACTGGTTGCAGCATTCGGGGCCTGTTCACTCACCAGACAGTGCAACAGTCAAGCATTCCAGCGACACGGGAGGTCCACCACCACCTCGGACATGATCGAGGAGATTGGCTCAGCCTTTAAAAAGCTATATGAAAGCTGA
- the naxd gene encoding ATP-dependent (S)-NAD(P)H-hydrate dehydratase isoform X2, with amino-acid sequence MTRIVCAQLSALKRSFSLGTSVRPQNSSQSASNLSARTPKRPRKRRANFPMEKLMEQFLEQSAQAEDNFYRMEEQRLQAEDRRREAEHTRELHMLQMLGQMFSSLSSARPGSAATPSKTAPPTRAPVFSSASQSCTRGQSSHLRRPSPQTDCFIHQSQLLNPDPQALVFERYYSLGSTSYRGMDDDILSLVKSIVPPLTSKKHKGQDGRIGIIGGCQDYTGAPYFAAISALKVGADLSHVFCTKDAATVIKSYSPELIVHPVLDSPNAVEEIEKWLPRLHSLVVGPGLGREDLLLKTAKEVIEKSKARDIPIVIDADGLWLVTQQPSVIQGYQKGILTPNFMEFTRLYEALHHEPMDSSDHQRSVMQLSVAMGNLTLVLKGEQDLITDGSKVISCSIDGSGRRCGGQGDLLSGSLGVLAHWAHAASPAGVVRSVNPSLVAAFGACSLTRQCNSQAFQRHGRSTTTSDMIEEIGSAFKKLYES; translated from the exons GCACCTCAGTAAGACCACAGAacagcagccagtcagccagtaaTCTGTCAGCCAGAACACCTAAGAGACCGAGGAAGAGACGTGCTAACTTCCCCATGGAGAAACTAATGGAGCAGTTCCTCGAGCAGAGCGCCCAGGCCGAGGACAACTTCTACCGGATGGAGGAGCAGCGCTTGCAGGCAGAAGACCGCCGCAGAGAAGCCGAGCACACCAGGGAGCTGCACATGCTTCAGATGCTCGGCCAGATGTTCTCCAGTCTCTCCTCCGCCAGACCCGGCTCTGCTGCCACACCCTCCAAGACAGCTCCCCCCACCCGCGCACCTGTGTTCTCCAGTGCCTCCCAATCATGTACACGTGGCCAGTCCAGTCATCTCAGACGCCCTTCACCCCAGACAGACTGTTTCATCCATCAGAGTCAACTGTTGAACCCAGATCCCCAGGCATTAG TGTTTGAACGCTACTACAGCTTGGGGTCTACATCATACAGAGGCATGGATGATGATATCCTCTCACTAGTAAAGAGCATAGTCCCTCCACTGACATCCAAAAAGCACAAGGGACAAGATGGACGTATTGGGATCATTGGAGGATGCCAAGA CTATACCGGAGCTCCATACTTTGCTGCCATCTCTGCACTGAAAGTG GGGGCTGACTTGTCTCACGTGTTCTGCACCAAAGATGCTGCAACTGTAATCAAATCATACAGCCCTGAGCTCATAGTTCATCCTGTTCT GGACAGTCCTAATGCAGTggaagaaatagaaaaatggcTCCCAAGACTGCACAGCCTCGTGGTGGGACCAGGTCTAGGGAGAGAAGACTTATTACTGAAAACAGCCAAG GAGGTGATAGAGAAGTCAAAAGCAAGAGACATCCCCATAGTCATTGATGCA GATGGATTATGGCTAGTTACACAGCAACCATCTGTTATTCAAGGGTACCAGAAGGGTATCCTCACACCTAACTTCATGGAGTTCACCCGACTATATGAGGCACTG CACCATGAACCCATGGACAGCAGTGATCATCAACGCAGTGTCATGCAGCTCAGTGTAGCCATGGGCAACCTCACTCtggtgctgaaaggtgaacagGATCTCATTACAGACGGCAGTAAGG TGATCTCATGCAGCATTGACGGCAGTGGGAGAAGATGTGGTGGACAGGGTGACCTCCTATCTGGATCCCTGGGAGTGCTGGCACACTGGGCTCATGCTGCGTCGCCAGCTGGAGTGGTCAGAAG TGTGAATCCATCACTGGTTGCAGCATTCGGGGCCTGTTCACTCACCAGACAGTGCAACAGTCAAGCATTCCAGCGACACGGGAGGTCCACCACCACCTCGGACATGATCGAGGAGATTGGCTCAGCCTTTAAAAAGCTATATGAAAGCTGA
- the naxd gene encoding ATP-dependent (S)-NAD(P)H-hydrate dehydratase isoform X3: MNDNMPQQIQMLAFCFITLALSVIATLVCLNEKVFERYYSLGSTSYRGMDDDILSLVKSIVPPLTSKKHKGQDGRIGIIGGCQDYTGAPYFAAISALKVGADLSHVFCTKDAATVIKSYSPELIVHPVLDSPNAVEEIEKWLPRLHSLVVGPGLGREDLLLKTAKEVIEKSKARDIPIVIDADGLWLVTQQPSVIQGYQKGILTPNFMEFTRLYEALHHEPMDSSDHQRSVMQLSVAMGNLTLVLKGEQDLITDGSKVISCSIDGSGRRCGGQGDLLSGSLGVLAHWAHAASPAGVVRSVNPSLVAAFGACSLTRQCNSQAFQRHGRSTTTSDMIEEIGSAFKKLYES; the protein is encoded by the exons TGTTTGAACGCTACTACAGCTTGGGGTCTACATCATACAGAGGCATGGATGATGATATCCTCTCACTAGTAAAGAGCATAGTCCCTCCACTGACATCCAAAAAGCACAAGGGACAAGATGGACGTATTGGGATCATTGGAGGATGCCAAGA CTATACCGGAGCTCCATACTTTGCTGCCATCTCTGCACTGAAAGTG GGGGCTGACTTGTCTCACGTGTTCTGCACCAAAGATGCTGCAACTGTAATCAAATCATACAGCCCTGAGCTCATAGTTCATCCTGTTCT GGACAGTCCTAATGCAGTggaagaaatagaaaaatggcTCCCAAGACTGCACAGCCTCGTGGTGGGACCAGGTCTAGGGAGAGAAGACTTATTACTGAAAACAGCCAAG GAGGTGATAGAGAAGTCAAAAGCAAGAGACATCCCCATAGTCATTGATGCA GATGGATTATGGCTAGTTACACAGCAACCATCTGTTATTCAAGGGTACCAGAAGGGTATCCTCACACCTAACTTCATGGAGTTCACCCGACTATATGAGGCACTG CACCATGAACCCATGGACAGCAGTGATCATCAACGCAGTGTCATGCAGCTCAGTGTAGCCATGGGCAACCTCACTCtggtgctgaaaggtgaacagGATCTCATTACAGACGGCAGTAAGG TGATCTCATGCAGCATTGACGGCAGTGGGAGAAGATGTGGTGGACAGGGTGACCTCCTATCTGGATCCCTGGGAGTGCTGGCACACTGGGCTCATGCTGCGTCGCCAGCTGGAGTGGTCAGAAG TGTGAATCCATCACTGGTTGCAGCATTCGGGGCCTGTTCACTCACCAGACAGTGCAACAGTCAAGCATTCCAGCGACACGGGAGGTCCACCACCACCTCGGACATGATCGAGGAGATTGGCTCAGCCTTTAAAAAGCTATATGAAAGCTGA
- the naxd gene encoding ATP-dependent (S)-NAD(P)H-hydrate dehydratase isoform X4 yields MTRIVCAQLSALKRSFSLVFERYYSLGSTSYRGMDDDILSLVKSIVPPLTSKKHKGQDGRIGIIGGCQDYTGAPYFAAISALKVGADLSHVFCTKDAATVIKSYSPELIVHPVLDSPNAVEEIEKWLPRLHSLVVGPGLGREDLLLKTAKEVIEKSKARDIPIVIDADGLWLVTQQPSVIQGYQKGILTPNFMEFTRLYEALHHEPMDSSDHQRSVMQLSVAMGNLTLVLKGEQDLITDGSKVISCSIDGSGRRCGGQGDLLSGSLGVLAHWAHAASPAGVVRSVNPSLVAAFGACSLTRQCNSQAFQRHGRSTTTSDMIEEIGSAFKKLYES; encoded by the exons TGTTTGAACGCTACTACAGCTTGGGGTCTACATCATACAGAGGCATGGATGATGATATCCTCTCACTAGTAAAGAGCATAGTCCCTCCACTGACATCCAAAAAGCACAAGGGACAAGATGGACGTATTGGGATCATTGGAGGATGCCAAGA CTATACCGGAGCTCCATACTTTGCTGCCATCTCTGCACTGAAAGTG GGGGCTGACTTGTCTCACGTGTTCTGCACCAAAGATGCTGCAACTGTAATCAAATCATACAGCCCTGAGCTCATAGTTCATCCTGTTCT GGACAGTCCTAATGCAGTggaagaaatagaaaaatggcTCCCAAGACTGCACAGCCTCGTGGTGGGACCAGGTCTAGGGAGAGAAGACTTATTACTGAAAACAGCCAAG GAGGTGATAGAGAAGTCAAAAGCAAGAGACATCCCCATAGTCATTGATGCA GATGGATTATGGCTAGTTACACAGCAACCATCTGTTATTCAAGGGTACCAGAAGGGTATCCTCACACCTAACTTCATGGAGTTCACCCGACTATATGAGGCACTG CACCATGAACCCATGGACAGCAGTGATCATCAACGCAGTGTCATGCAGCTCAGTGTAGCCATGGGCAACCTCACTCtggtgctgaaaggtgaacagGATCTCATTACAGACGGCAGTAAGG TGATCTCATGCAGCATTGACGGCAGTGGGAGAAGATGTGGTGGACAGGGTGACCTCCTATCTGGATCCCTGGGAGTGCTGGCACACTGGGCTCATGCTGCGTCGCCAGCTGGAGTGGTCAGAAG TGTGAATCCATCACTGGTTGCAGCATTCGGGGCCTGTTCACTCACCAGACAGTGCAACAGTCAAGCATTCCAGCGACACGGGAGGTCCACCACCACCTCGGACATGATCGAGGAGATTGGCTCAGCCTTTAAAAAGCTATATGAAAGCTGA
- the naxd gene encoding ATP-dependent (S)-NAD(P)H-hydrate dehydratase isoform X5, translated as MDDDILSLVKSIVPPLTSKKHKGQDGRIGIIGGCQDYTGAPYFAAISALKVGADLSHVFCTKDAATVIKSYSPELIVHPVLDSPNAVEEIEKWLPRLHSLVVGPGLGREDLLLKTAKEVIEKSKARDIPIVIDADGLWLVTQQPSVIQGYQKGILTPNFMEFTRLYEALHHEPMDSSDHQRSVMQLSVAMGNLTLVLKGEQDLITDGSKVISCSIDGSGRRCGGQGDLLSGSLGVLAHWAHAASPAGVVRSVNPSLVAAFGACSLTRQCNSQAFQRHGRSTTTSDMIEEIGSAFKKLYES; from the exons ATGGATGATGATATCCTCTCACTAGTAAAGAGCATAGTCCCTCCACTGACATCCAAAAAGCACAAGGGACAAGATGGACGTATTGGGATCATTGGAGGATGCCAAGA CTATACCGGAGCTCCATACTTTGCTGCCATCTCTGCACTGAAAGTG GGGGCTGACTTGTCTCACGTGTTCTGCACCAAAGATGCTGCAACTGTAATCAAATCATACAGCCCTGAGCTCATAGTTCATCCTGTTCT GGACAGTCCTAATGCAGTggaagaaatagaaaaatggcTCCCAAGACTGCACAGCCTCGTGGTGGGACCAGGTCTAGGGAGAGAAGACTTATTACTGAAAACAGCCAAG GAGGTGATAGAGAAGTCAAAAGCAAGAGACATCCCCATAGTCATTGATGCA GATGGATTATGGCTAGTTACACAGCAACCATCTGTTATTCAAGGGTACCAGAAGGGTATCCTCACACCTAACTTCATGGAGTTCACCCGACTATATGAGGCACTG CACCATGAACCCATGGACAGCAGTGATCATCAACGCAGTGTCATGCAGCTCAGTGTAGCCATGGGCAACCTCACTCtggtgctgaaaggtgaacagGATCTCATTACAGACGGCAGTAAGG TGATCTCATGCAGCATTGACGGCAGTGGGAGAAGATGTGGTGGACAGGGTGACCTCCTATCTGGATCCCTGGGAGTGCTGGCACACTGGGCTCATGCTGCGTCGCCAGCTGGAGTGGTCAGAAG TGTGAATCCATCACTGGTTGCAGCATTCGGGGCCTGTTCACTCACCAGACAGTGCAACAGTCAAGCATTCCAGCGACACGGGAGGTCCACCACCACCTCGGACATGATCGAGGAGATTGGCTCAGCCTTTAAAAAGCTATATGAAAGCTGA
- the ing1 gene encoding inhibitor of growth protein 1: MLNPTNGDPGHVVVNYVEEYLDLVESLPFDLQRSVSLMKEIDAKYQDVLKELDDAYERYRRESDSLQRRKLQLSIQRALIRSQELGDEKIQIAGQMVELVENRTRQIDWHSELLLSSQEVPESHVPTATSMTTTAASMMSSSSAAITPGKPGHHDKKRDEVTPGSGGADKAGGKRSRRQKNGENRESYGGLDHAEEVGVGASREKRAKTSSKKKKRSKGKSEREVSPPDLPIDPDEPTYCLCEQVSYGEMIGCDNDECPIEWFHFSCVGLHHKPKGKWYCPKCRGENEKTMDKALERAKKERAYNR; the protein is encoded by the exons ATGTTGAACCCGACCAATGGTGACCCAGGCCACGTTGTTGTGAATTATGTCGAGGAGTATTTGGACCTTGTGGAATCACTACCTTTTGACCTACAGAGGAGTGTCTCTCTCATGAAGGAAATTGATGCCAAGTATCAAG ATGTTTTGAAGGAGCTTGATGACGCTTATGAACGGTATCGCCGGGAATCTGACTCACTTCAGAGGCGCAAGCTTCAGTTATCGATTCAGAGGGCTCTGATCCGCAGTCAAGAGCTCGGAGATGAAAAGATCCAGATTGCTGGTCAAATG GTGGAGTTGGTTGAGAACCGTACACGACAAATAGACTGGCATTCTGaacttctcctttcctctcaaGAAGTCCCAGAGAGCCACGTTCCCACAGCAACATCCATGACAACTACTGCAGCATCCATGATGTCCTCATCATCGGCCGCCATCACTCCAGGTAAACCTGGCCACCATGACAAGAAGCGTGACGAGGTAACCCCGGGCTCAGGTGGCGCAGACAAGGCTGGAGGGAAACGCTCAAGACGtcagaaaaatggagaaaatcgGGAAAGTTACGGGGGTCTGGATCACGCTGAGGAAGTGGGAGTGGGGGCATCGCGGGAAAAACGTGCCAAAACCTCCTCTAAGAAGAAGAAACGGTCAAAAGGAAAGTCTGAAAGAGAAGTGTCACCTCCAGACCTGCCCATTGATCCAGATGAGCCAACCTACTGCCTGTGTGAGCAGGTGTCCTATGGCGAGATGATTGGCTGTGATAACGATGAATGTCCCATTGAGTGGTTTCATTTCTCCTGTGTTGGGCTCCATCATAAGCCCAAGGGAAAGTGGTATTGCCCCAAGTGTAGAGGTGAGAATGAGAAGACCATGGACAAGGCCTTAGAAAGGGCCAAAAAGGAGAGGGCATACAACAGGTAG
- the ube2al gene encoding ubiquitin conjugating enzyme E2 A, like isoform X1 produces MSTPARRRLMRDFKRLQEDPPAGVSGAPSENNIMVWNAVIFGPEGTPFEDGTFKLIVEFTEEYPNKPPTVRFVSKMFHPNVYADGSICLDILQNRWSPTYDVSSILTSIQSLLDEPNPNSPANSQAAQLYQENKREYEKRVSAIVEQSWRDS; encoded by the exons ATGTCAACCCCGGCCAGAAGGAGACTTATGAGAGATTTTAAACG GCTACAAGAGGATCCTCCAGCTGGTGTTAGTGGTGCCCCATCTGAAAACAACATCATGGTGTGGAATGCAGTCATATTTGG CCCTGAAGGAACTCCCTTTGAGGATG gTACTTTTAAACTAATTGTAGAGTTCACAGAAGAATACCCCAACAAACCCCCCACAGTACGATTTGTGTCAAAGATGTTTCATCCAAACG TCTATGCAGATGGCAGTATATGTTTGGACATCCTACAGAATCGTTGGAGTCCCACCTATGATGTATCTTCTATTCTTACATCTATCCAG TCTCTGCTTGATGAACCAAACCCCAACAGTCCAGCCAACAGTCAGGCAGCCCAGCTCTACCAGGAGAACAAGCGGGAGTACGAGAAGCGTGTGTCTGCCATCGTAGAACAAAGCTGGAGAGACAGTTGA
- the ube2al gene encoding ubiquitin conjugating enzyme E2 A, like isoform X2: protein MVWNAVIFGPEGTPFEDGTFKLIVEFTEEYPNKPPTVRFVSKMFHPNVYADGSICLDILQNRWSPTYDVSSILTSIQSLLDEPNPNSPANSQAAQLYQENKREYEKRVSAIVEQSWRDS from the exons ATGGTGTGGAATGCAGTCATATTTGG CCCTGAAGGAACTCCCTTTGAGGATG gTACTTTTAAACTAATTGTAGAGTTCACAGAAGAATACCCCAACAAACCCCCCACAGTACGATTTGTGTCAAAGATGTTTCATCCAAACG TCTATGCAGATGGCAGTATATGTTTGGACATCCTACAGAATCGTTGGAGTCCCACCTATGATGTATCTTCTATTCTTACATCTATCCAG TCTCTGCTTGATGAACCAAACCCCAACAGTCCAGCCAACAGTCAGGCAGCCCAGCTCTACCAGGAGAACAAGCGGGAGTACGAGAAGCGTGTGTCTGCCATCGTAGAACAAAGCTGGAGAGACAGTTGA
- the ankrd10b gene encoding ankyrin repeat domain-containing protein 10b, with product MSVGVESGFSSEEVLNSRFPLHRACRDGDVGALCALLQCTSNPADLTVEDTFYGWTPIHWAAHFGKLECVMRLVQVGSGVNAVTSRFAQTPTHIAAFGGHPECLLWLLQAGADINRQDYVGETPIHKAARAGSLECINALLIQGAKADMRNASGLTAADLAHAQGFQECAEILSNAQNFQQNMAQSHNGSFLNGMTQNGGHAHPTIQGRSFLNGVPNRKRSFDCMEANPVKKARPNGLGMPTVMLNGNGPLGGAGETQMESMSMELAATVTSVAGERKCEDLSSNGYNQPQLPFGYDPAAEILHDQHTYSDSPETNSTAGSQVEHQKSVKEEQLYDHALFSTMLLYHGS from the exons ATGTCGGTGGGAGTGGAGTCTGGATTCTCGAGCGAGGAGGTCTTAAACAGCCGCTTCCCTCTCCATCGGGCATGCAGGGATGGGGATGTCGGCGCCTTGTGCGCCCTCCTTCAGTGCACTTCAAACCCGGCTGACCTCACCGTGGAGGACACCTTCTACGGCTGGACGCCTATACACTGGGCCGCTCATTTCGGAAAG TTGGAGTGTGTGATGCGTCTGGTTCAGGTGGGCTCTGGTGTGAATGCGGTGACCTCCAGGTTTGCACAGACGCCCACTCACATTGCTGCATTTGGGGGCCACCCTGAGTGCTTGTTATGGCTACTCCAAGCTGGTGCAGATATTAACAGACAG GACTATGTGGGCGAGACGCCCATCCACAAGGCTGCTCGAGCGGGCAGTCTGGAGTGTATCAACGCTCTCTTGATTCAGGGAGCGAAAGCTGA TATGAGGAATGCCAGTGGGCTGACTGCTGCTGACCTGGCCCACGCCCAGGGATTCCAGGAGTGTGCTGAGATTCTCTCCAATGCCCAGAACTTCCAACAAAACATGGCTCAGTCCCATAACGGGTCTTTTCTGAATGGCATGACCCAGAATGGGGGCCATGCTCACCCCACCATCCAGGGACGCAGCTTCTTAAATGGTGTGCCCAACAGAAAGCGGTCGTTCGATTGCATGGAAGCAAACCCAGTGAAGAAGGCTAGACCTAACG GTCTGGGCATGCCAACAGTAATGCTGAATGGGAATGGGCCACTGGGTGGTGCTGGAGAGACCCAGATGGAGAGCATGAGCATGGAGTTGGCAGCAACTGTAACCTCAG TGGCAGGTGAGAGAAAGTGTGAGGATCTTTCCTCAAATGGTTACAATCAACCACAGCTTCCATTTGGGTATGACCCAGCAGCAGAAATCCTCCACGACCAACACACCTACAGTGACTCACCTGAGACCAACAGCACTGCAGGCAGCCAGGTGGAGCACCAGAAGTCTGTGAAAGAAGAGCAATTGTATGACCATGCCCTCTTCAGCACCATGCTTCTTTACCATGGATCTTAA